In the Nitrospira sp. SG-bin1 genome, AAGAAAGAACAGTTTCTGCTTGCTTTCCCCCAATCCGACACCGAAGAGTCCCCCGCTGCCGAACGCCAAGAAGGATTGTGTAATCTGGAATCCCGTATCCGACGCATCCCTCCACGGTTCCAGGAACGCCATGAAGCGCTGACGGCGGTAGCTGGATGTTAGGACAAGCGCCAGCCCGATCGGCACGGCCGATAACGCCAGCGTGGAGAGGTGAGACAGGCGCGCGCCCCCGACGAACAACAGTCCTCCCGTCACCAGACCCAGCACCACCGCAGTTCCCAAATCGGGTTCCAAAAGAATCAACCCGCTGATAAGCCCGATGATGAGCAGCACGGGCAGCACGCCGGTGGAGAATTGCTGAAGCCGTCCATCTTTTTTCGTCATGTACGCAGCCAGATACATCACGCCGATCAACTTCGCCATCTCGGCCGGCTGAATTGAAATGGGCCCCAGCCGTAACCAACGCCGGGCCCCGTTGGCGGCGACGCCGATTGACGGGATGAGGACCACCACCAGCAACATGATGACGAGACCGATGAGCGGAATCGCCAGACGTTTCCACCAGATGTAATCGATCCGAGACACCGCATGCAGCAACACCAAGCCGAACATCAACCACGCCAATTGCCGCTTCAAGTAGTACCAGGAGTCGTGAAATCGATTGCCTGCCACCACGGCACTCGCGCTGAAGACCATCACAAGACCGACCAGCGCCAGCGTGATGGTCACGAACAGCAGGATATGATCCATCCCCACCCGCTTCGGGGCGCGCGGGCTCACGGTGGGCCATGGCAAGGCCAGGGTCCCTGCAGATCTCTGTGGCATCTTCCTGCGTCAATGCTCCTCTGCTTTGCCAACGGCTATGCCGGCAAGGATTGTACGAGGGCCTTAAACTGCCGCCCTCGATCCTGATAATCGGCAAACATGTCGAAACTCGCGCAGGCGGGCGACAACAACACCACGTCACCCGCACAGGCTCCCGACGCGGCCGACTCAACCGCCTGCTTCAATGTGGCGGCCCGTTCGACCGCCTGATAGCCTTCCATTACTTTCGCAATCAGCGGCGCTGCTTCGCCGATCAAAATGAGCCGCTTCACTCGCCGACGAATCGCGGGAGTCAACCGAGAAAAATCTCCTCCCTTGTCTCGTCCGCCGGCGATCAACCAGATCGGCTGGTCGATACTTTCCAATGCTTTGAGTGTCGCGTCCACGTTGGTGCCCTTGGAGTCGTTGATGAACCGCACCCCGCGCCGCTCACGAACGATCTCCAACGCATGCTCCAAGCCCGGAAACTCTCTAAGGACCTGACGAACGGCGCTGAGAGAGCACCCGCTCAAGAGGGCATAGGTTGCCGCCACCATCGCATTTTCGACGTTGTGATTGCCGATGATTTTGACTTCTTCCTTCGCACAGATCGCTTGAGTCTGACCCGTAACGGTCGTCATGATATGATCGCGATCGAGATAGGTGCCTCCTGCCAGATCGGACGGTAAGGTCGGGGTCTTCGTGAAACCCAGTACGCGAGCCTTTGCGTTCCGCCGTAAAGGAGCCACCCGCGAATCGTCGAGATTGAAGAGGGCATAATCGGATGGAGTTTGGTTCTCGAATATTCTGTTCTTGGCCGCAATGTATTCGTCTATCGACTCATAACGATCCTGATGATCCACCGTTACGTTGAGAATCGAGGCAATCCACGGATGAAACTGCTCAATGGTTTCCAACTGAAAGCTGGATACCTCCACCACCAAGGCATCGTACGGACATGGGCGCCCCATCTTCATGACTTGCAGCGATTGCACCGCGGCCTCGCTGATCGCCGTGCCCAAGTTACCGCCGACAAATACTCGTTTCCCGCTCGCTTCCAACATCTTTCCGATCAGCGTCACCGTGGTGCTCTTTCCGTTCGTACCGGTGACGGCCAGGATCGGAGCGGAAAGAAATCTTGAAGCCAGGTCCAGTTCACTGATGACCTTCACCCCTCGGCGACGAACTCGTTCAAGGGCTTCCAATCGATAGGGAACTCCAGGGCTAATGACCACGAGTTCTGCCTGGTCCAGCGCCGACTCATAATCACTCCCCAACACGAAGCAGGTTGCTGTCTGATCCAGCGAGCCAAGCACCCGGAGCAACTCTCCTCGATCTTTCCGATCGGCCACCGTCACCACCGCCCCGGCCTCCTGCAAGAGGCGGACAGCGGCGACACCGCTCCGGGCCAGCCCCACGACGGTGACGCGAGCACCCGTCAACTGTGTGTCAAGTCCCACCATTTCCTTACCTCAACTTGAGCGTGCTCAAGCTCAAGAGCGCCAGCAAAATGGCGATGATCCAGAGGCGCACGACCACCTTGGGCTCCTCCCATCCCTTCATCTCAAAATGGTGGTGAATCGGAGCCATGAGAAAGATCCGCTTCCCTCTGGATTTGTATGAAGCGACTTGAAAAATGACCGACACGGCTTCGATCACGAAGACACCGCCGACCAGCAGCAACAACAACTCATGCTTGCTGATGACCGCCACGGTCCCCAGCGCCGCTCCGAGCGGGAGCGACCCTACATCTCCCATGAAGACCGAGGCCGGGTACGTGTTGTACCAAAGAAACCCAAGACTCGATCCCAGGATGGCCGCCGTAAAGACCGCCAATTCCCCGGCTCCGTCGA is a window encoding:
- a CDS encoding stage V sporulation protein E encodes the protein MPQRSAGTLALPWPTVSPRAPKRVGMDHILLFVTITLALVGLVMVFSASAVVAGNRFHDSWYYLKRQLAWLMFGLVLLHAVSRIDYIWWKRLAIPLIGLVIMLLVVVLIPSIGVAANGARRWLRLGPISIQPAEMAKLIGVMYLAAYMTKKDGRLQQFSTGVLPVLLIIGLISGLILLEPDLGTAVVLGLVTGGLLFVGGARLSHLSTLALSAVPIGLALVLTSSYRRQRFMAFLEPWRDASDTGFQITQSFLAFGSGGLFGVGLGESKQKLFFLPEAHTDFVLALVGEELGFVGAGIIVLCFVLFVIRGFQISTRARMPFGRYLGIGITTLIGIQALINACVVTGLLPTKGLTLPFVSYGGSSLVISLTGVGILLNISRDRQAGREETRQQHGRGWADRQ